The following proteins come from a genomic window of Thalassoglobus sp. JC818:
- a CDS encoding trypsin-like peptidase domain-containing protein, whose amino-acid sequence MNWLNQYLLRTVSSDGQPQGSSGPSPNTAPVENSDVLDAYSAAVVGVVEMVSPAVVSLWGQHRNGQQGNGSGFLITPDGYAVTNSHVVDGIQKMVAETIDGDRVEAVLVGNDPATDLALLRLESSDFPYAAIGDSEALKVGQLVIAMGSPLGLHSTVSTGVVSALGRNMRGSDGRLIENIIQHAAPINPGNSGGPLVDSRGRVVGVNTAIVQNAQGLGFAVSSATVQWVIGELLQHGEVRRRQLGVTARIRHLPRSMVREFDLLSPSVVEVVDFDTNGAAGRAGIRRGDWIVSINDRITENIDDIHRILVQVSSREELEVRLIRDEEIMTIPLIVD is encoded by the coding sequence ATGAACTGGTTGAATCAATATTTGCTGCGGACGGTCTCTTCTGACGGCCAGCCGCAAGGAAGTTCCGGACCTTCTCCGAATACCGCGCCTGTCGAGAATTCTGACGTTCTGGACGCGTACTCAGCAGCTGTTGTGGGCGTTGTTGAAATGGTTTCCCCAGCTGTCGTGAGTCTGTGGGGACAGCACCGCAACGGCCAGCAGGGAAATGGGTCCGGCTTTCTGATCACTCCCGACGGGTACGCAGTCACGAACAGTCACGTCGTCGACGGAATCCAGAAAATGGTTGCGGAGACGATCGACGGGGATCGTGTGGAAGCGGTCCTCGTTGGTAATGATCCAGCGACTGACTTAGCTTTGTTGCGGTTGGAGTCCAGTGATTTCCCATATGCAGCTATCGGCGATTCGGAAGCTCTCAAAGTGGGACAACTTGTCATTGCGATGGGCAGTCCCTTGGGGCTGCATTCGACAGTTTCAACCGGCGTCGTCAGTGCTCTCGGAAGGAACATGCGCGGCAGCGATGGTCGACTGATCGAGAACATCATACAGCATGCTGCTCCCATCAATCCGGGGAATAGTGGCGGTCCGCTGGTTGATTCACGGGGACGAGTGGTGGGGGTGAACACAGCCATTGTTCAGAATGCCCAAGGCTTGGGATTCGCTGTTTCAAGCGCGACCGTTCAGTGGGTGATCGGTGAACTTCTGCAGCATGGAGAAGTTCGACGTCGGCAGCTGGGCGTGACAGCGCGAATTCGGCATCTCCCTCGCTCCATGGTTCGGGAGTTCGATCTTCTCTCCCCGTCTGTCGTGGAAGTTGTTGACTTTGACACGAATGGAGCAGCAGGACGAGCTGGAATCCGACGAGGAGACTGGATCGTGTCGATCAATGATCGGATCACCGAAAACATTGACGACATCCATCGAATTCTGGTGCAGGTGTCTTCGAGAGAGGAACTCGAAGTTCGACTGATCAGAGATGAAGAGATCATGACGATCCCGTTGATCGTCGACTAA
- the rph gene encoding ribonuclease PH, translating to MSRHDGRRPDELRPVQIERPYFGSAPGKVLISAGQTTILCSASLSEDLPPWKLNSENPTGWVSAEYNMLPGSTSPRKSRRTDGRGTEIQRLIGRSLRAVIDFKALGPRMITVDCDVIQADGGTRTLSITGGFIALVDAVRSVEDPTFDPNAVFLNSVAAVSVGVVEGVPVLDLDYPEDSTAHVDMNAVMTGDGNIIEIQGTAERSVFSREQLNQQLDFAAAGIEELTRIQQTALGEDWPIATR from the coding sequence ATGTCACGTCACGATGGGCGCCGGCCCGATGAACTCCGCCCTGTTCAGATTGAACGTCCTTACTTTGGATCAGCTCCGGGGAAGGTTCTCATCAGTGCTGGCCAGACAACGATTCTTTGTTCTGCCAGCCTCAGCGAAGACCTTCCTCCCTGGAAGCTGAACAGCGAGAATCCCACCGGATGGGTTTCCGCCGAATACAACATGCTTCCCGGAAGTACGTCTCCTCGCAAATCGCGACGCACCGATGGACGCGGCACCGAAATTCAACGCCTGATCGGTCGCAGCTTGCGAGCTGTCATCGATTTCAAAGCTCTCGGCCCACGCATGATCACCGTCGACTGCGATGTCATTCAGGCAGACGGCGGAACCCGAACGCTCAGCATTACAGGCGGCTTCATCGCACTCGTTGATGCCGTGCGGAGCGTTGAAGATCCAACCTTCGATCCGAATGCCGTCTTTCTCAACTCAGTCGCAGCTGTGAGCGTGGGTGTCGTCGAAGGCGTGCCTGTTCTCGACCTCGACTATCCCGAAGACAGCACCGCTCATGTCGACATGAACGCTGTAATGACCGGGGACGGCAATATCATCGAAATTCAGGGAACCGCAGAGCGATCAGTTTTTTCTCGCGAACAACTCAATCAACAACTCGACTTCGCAGCCGCAGGAATCGAGGAACTGACGCGTATTCAGCAGACCGCACTTGGCGAAGACTGGCCGATCGCAACTCGTTAG
- a CDS encoding SHD1 domain-containing protein, whose protein sequence is MLGSIQQMMNDLTFRLAAVSLIVIGMNTLANAEEIRTWQDATGRFKIEAKYVSTEGNIVKLERADGKSIEIPISKLSKEDQDYLDDLKNNPFKVAEDDNPFMVKEDQPGQAAPAPNRSGGVRSGSVEVTVDWDQSEHIDVGLAGDGWDFSVEGDQELDFIPKNVGLPSRQEFFEGIKGLAINTVARKAVVGFVADRPGGKDDAVTRLVVCDLQSGRSTGEVTHPGNFVPLALHDDGATLLMRTTKFGFGNSNELQLWKIQGRSIDVERIVTPHQDDWKSNNDLNWAAFIDRDTFVTKSSGGIVAFWDMKSFQPICDFKVDGGSRPALSIDRKTLAFSTGEKIGLFDTQSREVICLQSTPRKLQWPNLAFSPSGKQLGCIAFNSILIWNTETGELYRDFETPGLNINGKLEFSDEDFVLAGGRYLIELENMIKLWDYEGAGSVDAIGGVTFFAVSPHKQGGALMPTLIPHDAALDALDAALNQPDLFIFRQGSSVRLDLNGISGQHRAEVEADLRKKLSDLDVQVTDSAPLTIKCTVTGPKQEKMTYTRFGTYTVQVYNTKIEFVYEGKVAWQSSGTNIPHFVHIGSDENLGDILRKKSQQADYSFYKNLVLPRFLQKPSDGSQQNKRAGQTIGSSKVVPVSSNRQRR, encoded by the coding sequence ATGCTTGGCTCCATTCAACAGATGATGAACGACCTGACGTTCCGACTCGCAGCGGTCTCTTTGATCGTCATCGGGATGAATACCCTGGCGAATGCCGAAGAGATTCGGACATGGCAAGATGCGACCGGTCGCTTCAAAATTGAGGCCAAGTACGTCAGCACGGAAGGCAATATCGTCAAGCTCGAACGAGCTGACGGAAAGAGCATTGAGATTCCGATTTCGAAGCTCAGCAAAGAGGATCAGGACTACCTGGACGACTTGAAGAACAACCCGTTCAAAGTCGCTGAGGACGACAACCCATTCATGGTCAAGGAAGATCAACCCGGTCAGGCGGCGCCGGCTCCAAACCGATCCGGAGGGGTCCGCTCCGGATCGGTTGAGGTGACGGTCGACTGGGATCAGTCCGAACATATTGATGTCGGACTCGCTGGCGATGGCTGGGATTTCAGTGTCGAAGGGGATCAGGAACTCGACTTCATCCCTAAAAACGTCGGCCTTCCGTCTCGTCAGGAGTTTTTTGAAGGGATCAAAGGTCTCGCGATCAATACTGTCGCCCGCAAGGCTGTGGTTGGCTTTGTCGCTGATCGTCCAGGCGGAAAAGATGATGCTGTCACACGACTGGTCGTCTGCGATTTGCAATCGGGTCGAAGCACGGGCGAAGTGACACACCCCGGGAATTTTGTGCCTCTCGCTCTTCACGACGACGGGGCCACCCTCCTGATGCGAACCACGAAGTTCGGATTTGGTAACAGCAACGAACTTCAATTGTGGAAGATTCAGGGACGCTCAATCGATGTCGAACGGATCGTGACTCCTCATCAGGATGACTGGAAGAGCAACAACGATCTCAATTGGGCAGCATTCATCGACCGCGATACTTTTGTCACGAAGAGTTCCGGGGGCATCGTCGCGTTCTGGGACATGAAGAGTTTCCAACCGATTTGTGATTTCAAAGTCGATGGCGGATCCCGCCCTGCTCTGTCCATCGATCGCAAAACCCTCGCGTTTTCAACCGGTGAAAAGATTGGCCTTTTCGACACACAAAGTCGTGAAGTCATCTGCCTGCAAAGCACTCCCCGCAAACTTCAGTGGCCGAATCTTGCGTTCAGCCCTTCCGGAAAACAACTCGGCTGTATCGCGTTCAATTCCATTCTCATCTGGAACACAGAAACAGGTGAGCTTTACCGAGACTTCGAAACTCCCGGGCTGAACATTAACGGCAAGCTGGAATTCTCCGATGAGGACTTCGTGCTCGCTGGCGGTCGCTATCTCATCGAGTTGGAAAACATGATTAAGCTCTGGGATTACGAAGGGGCTGGTTCAGTCGATGCGATCGGCGGGGTCACGTTTTTTGCAGTCAGCCCGCATAAGCAAGGCGGAGCTCTCATGCCCACACTGATTCCACACGATGCAGCGCTGGATGCTCTTGATGCTGCATTGAATCAGCCGGACCTGTTCATCTTCCGACAAGGATCATCTGTCCGGCTCGACCTGAACGGCATCTCTGGACAGCATCGCGCGGAAGTCGAAGCTGACCTCAGGAAGAAGCTCTCAGACCTCGACGTGCAGGTGACAGACTCTGCCCCGTTAACTATTAAGTGCACTGTGACGGGACCGAAACAGGAGAAGATGACTTACACCCGATTCGGGACTTATACCGTTCAGGTTTACAACACGAAAATCGAATTCGTCTACGAAGGCAAAGTTGCCTGGCAGTCGTCGGGAACGAACATTCCACACTTTGTCCACATCGGTTCGGATGAAAACTTGGGCGACATTCTTCGCAAGAAGTCACAGCAGGCGGACTACAGCTTCTACAAGAATCTTGTTCTGCCGCGATTCCTTCAGAAACCGAGCGACGGAAGTCAGCAGAACAAGCGAGCCGGACAGACGATCGGGTCATCCAAAGTGGTTCCTGTCTCAAGCAATCGCCAGCGGCGATGA
- a CDS encoding fused MFS/spermidine synthase, whose protein sequence is MRSVAKEAVVPPLVVATLLTCSGACALVFQVVWIRELRLIFGATTSASAAVLAIFMGGLGLGNFLLGRRIDRNPAPLRVYGRLEAGIALSAAISPLLIELSRSIYLGLGGQATLGFPTATGLRLLFSTLILGVPTILMGGTLPAAAKAVSSPKDPYRRGVALVYGMNTLGAVLGAGIANFYLLEAWGGRWTLWTACVFNAGLASVALLLSARYSKAPVEEHPQEVDRTTTDSTTKEATSSQFVTVCLTSGFVGCVFFLMELVWYRMLGPLLGGTTYTFGLILCLALLGIGIGGAAYSLLARWIRPTHRLLALTCALEAFFIALPFFYGDRIALWVLEQQQQGVDTFSEQVWNWFQIGGFVILPPAIISGFQFPVLIAVAGTGRENVGRQVGLTFAANTLGAICGSLAGGFLLLPLLTAPGLWIVCIWILIGLTCLLALAGRREEGVWLSPAVVTTLLAGCATLFIGPTAVWRHSGIGAGRAELNGTGQNAEQRFINEKRRQTLWEGEGLESSVAVTATDSLAFLVNGKSDGNAYGDAGTQIGLGLIGPLLHPDPQRGLVIGLGTGESAGWLADCRSMKSVDVIELEPIIMFMAELCTPMNRDVLNNPKIHIEFNDAREFLLTTPNEYDLIVSEPSNPYRAGIANLYTREFYESAVARLSSDGLFLQWLQGYEVDPRTVKSVLTTLRSVFPSIQIWRTKSRDLVLVCGQSKDSFSFEREQLIERLQDPTLSEGLQKAWRVTDLDGVLAHYVGGDDAIDAFLDGSNELLNTDDRNLLEYAFALTVGKSTRFSIHELHQLSDQSGHPFPISVDDEQKETIARRQLAMLLHLGGEIPTDEEPESVDPDRVAAYRAYLDEDYEEAAKYFDQTEPDLSCPIDTLICAHSMAETGREIEEEVLAAVRDQNETEAAAIEAISAWHRGEQEDSIEHMVAAFERLRQNPWGSWYLFDSLIRLSGRAGQVSPQAAETIFAELEEPFSMFRLEDKRLLLRYLASESLSPDKTVIALEALEPNVPWIGWLLENRARVYESVNHPLSRSAAGDLQQFQYSEPADRR, encoded by the coding sequence GTGAGATCTGTCGCCAAAGAAGCTGTTGTTCCTCCGCTCGTTGTTGCAACATTACTGACCTGTTCGGGTGCCTGTGCACTCGTTTTTCAAGTCGTGTGGATTCGCGAACTTCGATTGATTTTCGGCGCGACAACCTCCGCCTCAGCTGCGGTCCTGGCGATCTTCATGGGAGGACTGGGGCTCGGTAACTTTTTGCTTGGTCGCCGCATCGATCGTAACCCAGCTCCGCTCAGAGTGTATGGAAGATTGGAAGCTGGCATTGCTCTCTCAGCTGCCATCAGCCCGCTACTGATTGAACTATCACGCTCGATATATCTGGGCCTCGGAGGGCAAGCGACACTCGGATTTCCGACGGCGACAGGGCTCCGACTTCTGTTCTCCACTCTGATCCTTGGTGTTCCCACAATCTTGATGGGAGGGACGCTCCCCGCCGCAGCGAAAGCTGTCTCCTCGCCGAAAGACCCTTATCGACGCGGAGTCGCGCTCGTTTACGGAATGAACACGCTCGGTGCTGTACTCGGTGCGGGGATTGCGAACTTTTACCTTCTGGAAGCATGGGGAGGGCGCTGGACACTCTGGACAGCGTGCGTTTTCAATGCTGGACTCGCGAGTGTGGCACTGCTCCTCTCCGCTCGTTATTCGAAAGCTCCAGTTGAAGAACACCCACAGGAAGTTGATAGAACAACGACGGATTCGACTACAAAAGAAGCGACCTCCAGCCAATTTGTGACCGTCTGCCTCACATCTGGTTTTGTCGGCTGTGTTTTCTTTCTGATGGAATTGGTCTGGTACCGCATGCTTGGCCCACTGCTTGGCGGAACGACCTACACCTTCGGACTCATTCTCTGCCTGGCCCTCTTGGGAATCGGGATCGGCGGTGCTGCCTATTCACTCTTAGCACGCTGGATCAGGCCGACGCATCGACTGCTGGCTTTAACCTGCGCTCTCGAAGCCTTCTTCATCGCACTCCCATTCTTCTATGGAGACCGCATCGCCCTGTGGGTTTTGGAACAGCAACAGCAGGGAGTCGACACCTTCTCTGAACAAGTCTGGAACTGGTTTCAAATCGGCGGCTTCGTCATTCTGCCCCCAGCGATCATTTCAGGGTTTCAATTTCCTGTATTGATTGCAGTCGCTGGGACTGGTCGTGAAAACGTGGGTCGCCAAGTCGGGCTGACCTTCGCTGCGAATACATTGGGTGCGATTTGCGGATCGCTCGCCGGCGGCTTTCTCCTGCTTCCTTTGCTCACAGCTCCCGGGTTGTGGATTGTCTGTATCTGGATTCTGATCGGACTCACCTGTTTGCTCGCATTGGCCGGTCGACGAGAGGAAGGAGTTTGGCTCAGCCCTGCGGTTGTCACGACACTACTAGCTGGCTGTGCAACGCTGTTCATTGGACCAACCGCCGTCTGGAGACACTCCGGGATCGGAGCTGGCCGCGCTGAGCTGAACGGAACCGGACAAAACGCGGAACAGCGATTCATCAACGAAAAGCGTCGACAAACACTTTGGGAGGGAGAAGGACTCGAATCGAGTGTGGCTGTCACTGCGACCGACAGCCTCGCCTTCCTGGTAAACGGTAAGAGCGACGGGAACGCCTATGGTGACGCGGGGACACAGATCGGTCTCGGATTGATTGGCCCACTCCTGCATCCCGACCCTCAACGCGGACTCGTGATCGGTCTTGGAACTGGCGAGTCCGCAGGATGGCTGGCAGACTGCCGCAGCATGAAATCCGTCGATGTGATCGAACTCGAACCGATCATCATGTTCATGGCCGAACTCTGCACTCCGATGAATCGAGACGTCCTCAACAATCCGAAAATTCATATCGAATTCAACGACGCTCGCGAGTTCCTTCTGACCACGCCCAATGAGTACGACCTCATCGTCTCAGAGCCGTCGAACCCATACCGGGCAGGCATTGCGAATCTCTACACGCGTGAATTCTACGAATCCGCCGTTGCCCGATTGTCGAGCGACGGTCTGTTTCTTCAATGGCTTCAGGGGTACGAAGTCGATCCACGCACGGTGAAGTCCGTCCTGACAACGCTGCGCTCGGTCTTCCCTTCTATACAGATCTGGAGAACGAAATCGCGAGACCTGGTTCTCGTCTGCGGTCAATCGAAAGACAGTTTCTCTTTTGAACGCGAACAACTCATCGAACGTCTTCAGGACCCGACGCTGTCGGAAGGACTTCAGAAAGCCTGGCGAGTGACTGACCTCGACGGTGTCCTCGCTCATTATGTGGGCGGCGATGATGCAATTGATGCCTTTCTCGATGGAAGTAATGAATTACTCAACACCGACGATCGAAATCTCCTCGAGTATGCTTTCGCTTTAACGGTTGGAAAGTCGACTCGATTTTCCATCCACGAACTGCATCAGCTATCCGACCAGTCCGGTCATCCGTTTCCGATTTCCGTTGACGATGAGCAGAAAGAGACCATCGCTCGACGTCAACTCGCGATGTTACTTCACCTTGGAGGCGAGATTCCAACAGATGAAGAACCCGAATCTGTCGATCCTGATCGCGTCGCAGCATACCGAGCATATCTCGATGAAGACTACGAGGAAGCCGCGAAGTACTTTGATCAAACCGAACCGGATTTGTCCTGCCCGATCGACACTCTTATCTGCGCGCATTCCATGGCAGAAACCGGTCGAGAAATTGAAGAGGAAGTGCTCGCAGCAGTTCGCGATCAAAACGAAACCGAAGCTGCGGCAATTGAAGCCATCTCTGCATGGCACCGAGGTGAGCAGGAAGACTCGATCGAGCATATGGTCGCAGCGTTCGAAAGACTGCGTCAGAATCCTTGGGGAAGTTGGTACCTCTTCGACTCGCTGATTCGCCTGTCAGGACGTGCTGGGCAAGTGAGTCCACAAGCAGCGGAGACAATCTTCGCTGAACTCGAAGAGCCGTTTTCGATGTTTCGTCTCGAAGATAAGCGTCTCCTCTTGCGATACCTCGCTTCGGAATCTCTATCGCCCGACAAAACAGTCATCGCTTTAGAAGCATTGGAGCCGAACGTCCCATGGATCGGCTGGCTGCTCGAGAACCGCGCTCGTGTTTATGAGTCGGTCAATCATCCACTCTCACGGTCGGCAGCCGGAGACCTTCAACAATTCCAATACTCCGAACCTGCAGATCGTCGGTGA